The Kineococcus endophyticus genome contains a region encoding:
- a CDS encoding tagatose-bisphosphate aldolase, producing MNELTTLEKRALARISTAEGHVLIVAADQRNGMKAVLEDAPDGPGSVTREQLAEVKGDLVRHLASHGPAILLDPEVALPGLVDDGVLDGTALVVGMDASGFDLVDGLRYTRFSDGVTPRTVRDLGGDAAKMLWYMRPDRQGVDSEVVRQVRELVEACTAEGVLLIVEILTYQLEDETAEEYAQRFPQLVVDATRLSVQAGAKVLKLPYPGSAEACAAVTEAAAGVPWAVLSAGVDHTTFIEQVRTAVAHGASGAMAGRSLWKDCLSVSSAVREEMLSTRALPRLRELQEAVDRVGVGV from the coding sequence GTGAACGAGCTCACCACCCTCGAGAAGCGCGCCCTGGCCCGGATCAGCACCGCCGAGGGGCACGTGCTGATCGTCGCCGCCGACCAGCGCAACGGCATGAAGGCGGTCCTCGAGGACGCCCCCGACGGCCCCGGTTCCGTGACCCGCGAGCAGCTCGCCGAGGTCAAGGGCGACCTCGTGCGCCACCTCGCCAGCCACGGGCCCGCGATCCTGCTCGACCCCGAGGTGGCGTTGCCCGGACTGGTCGACGACGGCGTCCTGGACGGCACGGCGCTCGTCGTCGGCATGGACGCCTCGGGCTTCGACCTCGTCGACGGCCTGCGGTACACCAGGTTCAGCGACGGCGTCACGCCCCGCACCGTCCGCGACCTGGGCGGTGACGCCGCGAAGATGCTCTGGTACATGCGGCCCGACCGTCAGGGCGTGGACTCCGAGGTCGTCCGCCAGGTCCGTGAGCTCGTCGAGGCGTGCACGGCCGAGGGCGTGCTGCTGATCGTCGAGATCCTGACCTACCAGCTCGAGGACGAGACCGCCGAGGAGTACGCGCAGCGGTTCCCGCAGCTCGTGGTCGACGCCACCCGCCTGTCGGTGCAGGCCGGCGCCAAGGTGTTGAAGCTGCCCTACCCGGGGTCGGCCGAGGCCTGCGCGGCCGTCACCGAGGCCGCGGCGGGGGTGCCGTGGGCCGTGCTCTCGGCCGGCGTCGACCACACGACGTTCATCGAGCAGGTCCGCACCGCGGTGGCCCACGGCGCGAGCGGCGCGATGGCCGGCCGCTCGTTGTGGAAGGACTGCCTGTCGGTGTCCTCGGCGGTCCGCGAGGAGATGCTCAGCACGCGCGCCCTGCCCCGGCTGCGCGAACTGCAGGAGGCCGTCGACCGGGTCGGCGTCGGCGTCTGA
- a CDS encoding AAA family ATPase yields MTSSEAQRAPHPQPPLAVVVTGPAGVGKSTAAAALARHLGAALLDLDSATAPLLQVVAGLMGSTDPDDVDLARATRTARYEGMTGLAEDCLRCGTPVVLVAPYTAERTRPAAWAELEARLRQAGGNPSMVWLHAPLDVLRERILGRAAQRDSSKLADLQAHLARVDLTPPVVPHLAVDARLPLDVEGLTAALRGA; encoded by the coding sequence ATGACATCGTCGGAGGCGCAGCGCGCCCCCCACCCCCAGCCGCCCCTCGCCGTCGTGGTGACGGGACCGGCCGGCGTGGGCAAGAGCACGGCGGCCGCGGCGCTGGCGCGCCACCTGGGAGCGGCGCTGCTCGACCTCGACTCGGCGACAGCCCCGCTGCTGCAGGTCGTCGCCGGGCTGATGGGGTCCACCGACCCCGACGACGTCGACCTGGCGCGCGCCACCCGGACGGCGCGGTACGAGGGGATGACCGGCCTGGCCGAGGACTGCCTGCGCTGCGGCACCCCCGTCGTGCTCGTGGCCCCGTACACCGCCGAGCGGACCCGTCCTGCCGCCTGGGCGGAACTGGAGGCCCGCCTGCGGCAGGCGGGCGGGAACCCGTCCATGGTCTGGCTGCACGCCCCCCTGGACGTGCTGCGCGAGCGCATCCTGGGGCGGGCCGCCCAGCGCGACAGCTCCAAGCTCGCCGACCTCCAGGCGCACCTGGCCAGGGTCGACCTCACTCCCCCGGTCGTGCCGCACCTCGCGGTGGACGCCCGCCTGCCCCTCGACGTCGAGGGGCTCACCGCGGCGCTGCGCGGGGCGTGA
- a CDS encoding LacI family DNA-binding transcriptional regulator: MRDVALRAGVSVKTVSRVFNDDPHVLPETRDRVSDALAQLNYTPNMLARTFRDGRSPVIGVAVPSISDPFFASIVGGVEQVASRHDMSVVVTSLGGEGAHEEGRVESLLKRQLGALVMAPTADDQGYLARWAGKLPLVFVDRPPRGLDADCFVEDDEGGARAATAHLVGRGHRRIAFIGNSTSASTTASRLVGYRAALAEAGLPADEELVQLSSLTSGGALRAVQRLEALEAAPTALFSSDAETTMALVPALVGRRLAITAFGDFPMAAMLSPALTVVDQDPASLGRLAAERAVARLDGPLESPAQHVTLPVRLLERSSCRSPQDLVELFPWTVPDGGGRVVWESPRP; the protein is encoded by the coding sequence ATGCGTGACGTGGCGCTGCGTGCGGGGGTCAGCGTGAAGACCGTCTCGCGCGTCTTCAACGACGACCCGCACGTGCTGCCGGAGACCCGCGACCGGGTCTCCGACGCCCTCGCGCAGCTGAACTACACGCCGAACATGCTGGCGCGCACCTTCCGCGACGGGCGCTCCCCGGTCATCGGCGTCGCCGTGCCGAGCATCTCGGACCCGTTCTTCGCCTCCATCGTCGGCGGGGTGGAGCAGGTCGCGTCCCGGCACGACATGTCGGTCGTCGTCACCAGCCTCGGCGGCGAGGGCGCGCACGAGGAGGGGCGGGTGGAGTCCCTGCTCAAGCGGCAGCTCGGGGCCCTCGTCATGGCGCCGACGGCCGACGACCAGGGCTACCTAGCGCGCTGGGCGGGCAAGCTGCCCCTCGTCTTCGTGGACCGGCCGCCCCGGGGGCTGGACGCCGACTGCTTCGTCGAGGACGACGAGGGCGGTGCCCGGGCGGCGACGGCGCACCTCGTCGGGCGGGGCCACCGGCGCATCGCCTTCATCGGCAACTCGACCTCGGCCTCCACGACCGCGAGCCGTCTCGTCGGGTACCGGGCCGCCCTGGCCGAGGCCGGCCTCCCCGCCGACGAGGAGCTCGTCCAGCTGAGCAGCCTGACGTCGGGCGGTGCACTGCGGGCCGTCCAGCGGCTCGAGGCGCTGGAGGCGGCGCCGACGGCCCTGTTCTCCTCCGACGCGGAGACGACCATGGCCCTCGTGCCGGCCCTGGTGGGGCGGCGGCTGGCGATCACCGCCTTCGGGGACTTCCCGATGGCCGCCATGCTCTCGCCGGCTCTGACGGTGGTCGACCAGGACCCCGCGTCCCTGGGGCGGCTGGCCGCCGAACGGGCCGTGGCGCGGCTGGACGGGCCCCTCGAGAGCCCCGCGCAGCACGTGACGCTGCCGGTGCGCCTGCTGGAACGCTCCTCCTGCCGGTCGCCGCAGGACCTCGTCGAGCTCTTCCCGTGGACGGTGCCGGACGGCGGCGGGCGCGTGGTCTGGGAGTCCCCCCGGCCCTGA
- a CDS encoding ATP-binding cassette domain-containing protein — MSEPLFRAEGLTKQYGQVKALQGADFDVAAGEVVALIGDNGAGKSTLVRMLSGSEQPDGGGIWFDGRPVVLGDPIQARALGIETVFQDLALAPHLDPIQNLYLGREVMRKGLLGKLGFMDTAAMREAGAKSFASLGSTVRNFTGPIGAMSGGQKQSIAVARAAAWASKVIFLDEPTAALGVVQTKGVLDLIRRVRDEGIGVVFISHSMPHVLEVSDRVQVMRHGRRVATYAAKDSSVEQLVGAMTGALDVQEPAA, encoded by the coding sequence GTGTCAGAACCGCTGTTCAGGGCCGAAGGGCTCACCAAGCAGTACGGCCAGGTCAAGGCGCTGCAGGGCGCCGACTTCGACGTGGCGGCCGGCGAGGTCGTCGCGCTCATCGGCGACAACGGCGCCGGCAAGTCGACGCTGGTGCGGATGCTCTCCGGCAGCGAGCAACCGGACGGCGGAGGCATCTGGTTCGACGGGCGCCCCGTCGTCCTCGGGGACCCGATCCAGGCCCGCGCGCTCGGCATCGAGACGGTGTTCCAGGACCTGGCCCTCGCGCCGCACCTGGACCCGATCCAGAACCTCTACCTCGGCCGCGAGGTCATGCGGAAGGGCCTGCTGGGCAAGCTCGGCTTCATGGACACCGCCGCGATGCGGGAGGCCGGGGCGAAGAGCTTCGCCAGCCTCGGGTCCACGGTGCGCAACTTCACCGGTCCCATCGGCGCCATGTCCGGCGGGCAGAAGCAGTCCATCGCCGTGGCCCGCGCGGCCGCGTGGGCCAGCAAGGTCATCTTCCTCGACGAACCCACCGCGGCCCTCGGCGTCGTGCAGACCAAGGGGGTCCTCGACCTCATCCGCCGCGTCCGCGACGAGGGCATCGGCGTCGTCTTCATCAGCCACTCCATGCCGCACGTCCTCGAGGTGAGCGACCGCGTGCAGGTGATGCGCCACGGTCGCCGCGTCGCCACGTACGCCGCGAAGGACTCCAGCGTGGAGCAGCTGGTGGGCGCCATGACCGGTGCCCTCGACGTGCAGGAGCCGGCGGCATGA
- a CDS encoding ABC transporter permease, with protein MRTSLKRQDGPAVTPSSREDLTVTVTTGRAPATTEDRPRRLQRVLGLQALQIVLILFVIVVVFGTLAPQSFLSAYNIRSIVVNTSILAVLGVGMTFVIITGGIDLSIGSVLVFAGVVASKTMEAAGGQGWGVAALGLLVAAGSGLAWGLLNGVLIAKAKVPPLIVTLGTFGAALGFAQIITGGIDLRAAPTVLVDSVGFGNVVGQVPLLSVIAAVVVVLGMVLLHKTRFGLFTYAVGSNIEAGRRTGVKVDRQLIKVYAFAGLLAGFAGLLNLAFFQSTTIGGQSNTNLNVIAGVVIGGTSLFGGFGTVFGTVIGLFIPTTLQSGFVIVGVQPFWQQVVVGIVLVAAVWLDQKRRADAQSGKPRQSVLARLGRGSSKGN; from the coding sequence ATGAGGACCTCGCTCAAGCGCCAGGACGGCCCGGCCGTCACCCCCTCGTCCCGGGAGGACCTCACCGTGACCGTGACCACCGGACGGGCCCCCGCCACCACCGAGGACCGTCCCCGCCGCCTCCAGCGCGTGCTGGGCCTGCAGGCCCTGCAGATCGTGCTGATCCTCTTCGTCATCGTCGTCGTCTTCGGGACGCTGGCGCCCCAGTCGTTCCTGTCCGCCTACAACATCCGGTCCATCGTGGTGAACACCTCGATCCTGGCCGTGCTGGGCGTCGGGATGACCTTCGTCATCATCACCGGCGGCATCGACCTCTCGATCGGCAGCGTGCTGGTCTTCGCCGGCGTCGTCGCCAGCAAGACCATGGAGGCGGCCGGCGGGCAGGGGTGGGGCGTGGCCGCGCTCGGCCTCCTCGTCGCGGCCGGCAGCGGGCTGGCCTGGGGCCTGCTCAACGGCGTGCTCATCGCCAAGGCCAAGGTGCCACCGCTGATCGTCACGCTCGGCACCTTCGGCGCCGCCCTCGGGTTCGCCCAGATCATCACCGGCGGCATCGACCTGCGCGCCGCGCCGACGGTCCTGGTCGACTCGGTCGGTTTCGGGAACGTCGTCGGCCAGGTGCCCCTGCTCTCGGTCATCGCCGCGGTGGTCGTCGTGCTCGGCATGGTCCTGCTGCACAAGACCCGGTTCGGGCTCTTCACCTACGCGGTCGGTTCCAACATCGAGGCCGGTCGCCGCACCGGCGTCAAGGTCGACCGTCAGCTCATCAAGGTCTACGCGTTCGCCGGTCTGCTCGCCGGTTTCGCCGGTCTGCTGAACCTCGCGTTCTTCCAGTCCACGACCATCGGCGGGCAGTCGAACACCAACCTCAACGTCATCGCCGGCGTCGTCATCGGCGGCACCAGCCTGTTCGGCGGGTTCGGCACCGTGTTCGGCACCGTCATCGGCCTGTTCATCCCCACCACCCTGCAGAGCGGTTTCGTCATCGTCGGCGTCCAGCCGTTCTGGCAGCAGGTCGTCGTCGGCATCGTCCTGGTCGCCGCCGTCTGGCTCGACCAGAAGCGCCGGGCCGACGCCCAGTCCGGCAAACCCCGCCAGTCCGTCCTCGCCCGCCTCGGGCGCGGCTCTTCGAAGGGAAACTGA
- a CDS encoding ABC transporter substrate-binding protein yields MRKNSVVLSIALVAAALTVTACGAAEGNAPAGATGSAAGGGGGKKLTFIQGVAGDNFYISMQCAAEAEAKAKGATLDTQGPQKFDPTLQTPILTSAIAAKPDAILIAPTDVTAMQQPLQQAAAAGIKIVLVDTTVSDPSMAVSQISSDNEGGGKAAFDAIKQLAPNGGKVLVIDNQPGISTTEARTKGFTEAATADGKYPSAGVQYSKNDPATAAQLVTAALAKDPDIVGIFATNLFSAEGAATGVRQAGKDGTVKIVGFDAGPDQVKALEDGTVQALIAQQPGTIGKDGVDQAVAALDGQPTEAKIQTGFTIVTKDNLSSAESQAALYKASCS; encoded by the coding sequence GTGCGCAAGAACAGCGTCGTTCTGTCCATCGCCCTGGTCGCTGCGGCCCTGACCGTGACCGCCTGCGGTGCAGCGGAGGGCAATGCGCCCGCCGGGGCCACCGGCTCGGCGGCGGGCGGGGGTGGTGGGAAGAAGCTCACCTTCATCCAGGGCGTGGCCGGGGACAACTTCTACATCTCCATGCAGTGCGCCGCCGAGGCGGAGGCCAAGGCCAAGGGGGCGACCCTGGACACCCAGGGCCCGCAGAAGTTCGACCCCACCCTGCAGACCCCGATCCTCACCTCGGCGATCGCGGCCAAGCCCGACGCGATCCTCATCGCCCCCACGGACGTCACGGCCATGCAGCAGCCCCTGCAGCAGGCCGCCGCGGCCGGCATCAAGATCGTCCTGGTCGACACCACCGTCAGCGACCCGTCGATGGCGGTCTCGCAGATCTCCTCGGACAACGAGGGTGGCGGCAAGGCGGCCTTCGACGCCATCAAGCAGCTCGCGCCGAACGGCGGCAAGGTCCTCGTCATCGACAACCAGCCCGGCATCAGCACGACCGAGGCCCGCACCAAGGGGTTCACCGAGGCGGCCACCGCGGACGGGAAGTACCCCAGCGCAGGCGTGCAGTACTCCAAGAACGACCCCGCCACGGCCGCCCAGCTCGTGACGGCCGCGCTGGCCAAGGACCCCGACATCGTCGGCATCTTCGCCACGAACCTGTTCTCCGCCGAGGGTGCCGCCACCGGCGTCCGTCAGGCGGGCAAGGACGGGACCGTCAAGATCGTCGGGTTCGACGCCGGACCGGACCAGGTCAAGGCGCTGGAGGACGGCACCGTCCAGGCGCTCATCGCCCAGCAGCCGGGAACCATCGGCAAGGACGGCGTCGACCAGGCGGTGGCCGCGCTCGACGGGCAGCCCACCGAGGCGAAGATCCAGACCGGTTTCACCATCGTCACCAAGGACAACCTGTCCAGCGCCGAGAGCCAGGCCGCCCTGTACAAGGCCAGCTGCAGCTGA
- a CDS encoding SDR family oxidoreductase: MTTHDFAGRTVLVTGAAGGIGGAIVRQLAAAGADVIAAGRSEESLAAICAQTGARPLAFDLQSHDSVRAALEGLDLWGVVNCAGDGGEIATPMDTDVDVFDRVISINTRGALLVTKYASQSMVRLGRGGAIVNVSSQAALVALPGHISYGSSKAALDGMTRVSALELGQYGIRVNSVNPTVVMTPMSAWYWGRDDVQGPFLDAMPLHRWATEDEIAGPVLFLLSDAASMVTGVALAVDGGYSCR; encoded by the coding sequence GTGACCACCCACGACTTCGCCGGGCGCACCGTGCTCGTGACCGGGGCCGCCGGCGGCATCGGCGGCGCGATCGTGCGCCAGCTCGCGGCGGCGGGGGCCGACGTCATCGCCGCCGGCCGCAGCGAGGAGTCGCTGGCGGCGATCTGCGCGCAGACCGGCGCGCGCCCCCTGGCCTTCGACCTGCAGTCGCACGACAGCGTTCGCGCAGCCCTGGAGGGCCTGGACCTGTGGGGCGTCGTCAACTGCGCCGGCGACGGCGGGGAGATCGCCACCCCGATGGACACCGACGTCGACGTCTTCGACCGGGTCATCAGCATCAACACCCGCGGTGCCCTGCTGGTGACCAAGTACGCCTCGCAGTCCATGGTGCGCCTCGGCCGCGGCGGGGCGATCGTCAACGTCTCCAGCCAGGCCGCCCTCGTCGCCCTGCCCGGGCACATCTCCTACGGCTCCTCCAAGGCGGCGCTCGACGGCATGACGCGCGTCTCGGCGCTCGAGCTGGGGCAGTACGGGATCCGCGTCAACAGCGTGAACCCGACGGTCGTCATGACGCCCATGTCGGCCTGGTACTGGGGACGCGACGACGTCCAGGGGCCGTTCCTCGACGCGATGCCCCTGCACCGGTGGGCCACCGAGGACGAGATCGCCGGTCCCGTCCTCTTCCTCCTCAGCGACGCCGCCTCGATGGTCACGGGCGTCGCGCTCGCCGTCGACGGCGGGTACAGCTGCCGCTGA
- a CDS encoding LacI family DNA-binding transcriptional regulator, translated as MTSRPTMNDVAREAGVALKTVSRYVNGETNINSVMAERIAEAIAHLGYRRNLSAASLRPGWTSRTIGLVISDLANPHWATLARGVERAATDRGYLLVTGSSEEDGARHDALVDRMLDQRLDGLVVVPPRIPGRAWDSLVPPVPPVVFVDRVVDVPGARCITADDRGGAGEAVAALAAGGARRIAFVGDSLGIPAMAERLAGYRAALQAAGLAEDPALVHDGAHSAEQAERIVGTLLTSALASADAVFAANNRSSLGALQAFRAAGRRLPLIGFDDFEAAILLDPPVSVVGQDVGAMGAAAVTILLDTLEGAADVPSRVVVPTTLHLRGSER; from the coding sequence GTGACCAGCCGCCCCACCATGAACGACGTGGCTCGCGAGGCGGGCGTGGCGTTGAAGACGGTCTCCCGGTACGTCAACGGCGAGACGAACATCAACTCCGTCATGGCCGAGCGGATCGCCGAGGCCATCGCGCACCTGGGGTACCGGCGCAACCTCTCCGCCGCGAGCCTGCGCCCGGGGTGGACCAGCCGCACCATCGGGCTCGTGATCAGCGACCTCGCCAACCCCCACTGGGCGACGCTGGCCCGCGGCGTCGAACGCGCGGCGACCGACCGCGGCTACCTGCTGGTGACGGGCAGTTCAGAGGAGGACGGCGCTCGGCACGACGCCCTCGTGGACCGGATGCTCGACCAGCGCCTCGACGGCCTGGTCGTGGTCCCACCCCGCATCCCGGGGCGCGCGTGGGACTCCCTCGTCCCGCCGGTGCCGCCGGTGGTCTTCGTCGACCGCGTCGTCGACGTGCCCGGCGCCCGGTGCATCACCGCCGACGACCGGGGAGGCGCCGGGGAGGCCGTCGCCGCGCTGGCCGCCGGGGGCGCCCGGCGCATCGCGTTCGTCGGGGACTCCCTGGGGATCCCGGCGATGGCCGAGCGGCTGGCGGGTTACCGCGCCGCCCTGCAGGCCGCGGGCCTGGCCGAGGACCCGGCGCTGGTCCACGACGGGGCGCACTCGGCCGAACAGGCCGAGCGGATCGTGGGCACGCTGCTGACCTCCGCGCTCGCGTCGGCCGACGCGGTCTTCGCCGCCAACAACCGGTCCTCCCTCGGTGCGCTGCAGGCGTTCCGGGCCGCCGGCCGGCGGCTGCCCCTCATCGGGTTCGACGACTTCGAGGCCGCGATCCTGCTCGACCCACCCGTCTCGGTCGTCGGGCAGGACGTCGGCGCGATGGGGGCCGCGGCCGTGACGATCCTGCTGGACACCCTCGAGGGCGCCGCCGACGTCCCGTCCCGGGTGGTCGTCCCCACGACCCTGCACCTGCGCGGCTCGGAGCGCTGA
- a CDS encoding Gfo/Idh/MocA family protein — protein sequence MNGVRPPESVGVAIVGGGLMGREIAAALGRWPALVDHPVTPRLVGVADINPAALEWFRTIDTVEITTTDYRDLLADDRVDVVYVAVRHDLHQQIYVDVVEAGKSLLAEKPFGIDGDAARAVLAAVEAHPESFVRCSSEMPYFPGAQVALRYIASGALGEIVSARCSFLHASDLDRAKPSNWKRQARFCGQAGVLNDLGMHTWHVPLRLGWKPERLYGVLQDVVTERPGPDGTPVPCDTWDNAVVHSWVPQPGGKEFPLTTETKRIDPGQKNTWELEAIGMDGSVRFSTKNPKSVQVFGIVDVPGTGREQVWHQVDAGSQSCWPTVTGPNFESGFSDAILQMWAVFLAERHGSLGDRFGAARPEEAALTHVLYDAAITSHAERRVVSL from the coding sequence GTGAACGGGGTCCGTCCGCCGGAGAGCGTCGGGGTCGCCATCGTCGGCGGCGGTCTCATGGGCCGCGAGATCGCCGCGGCCCTGGGCCGCTGGCCGGCGCTCGTCGACCACCCCGTGACCCCCCGCCTGGTCGGCGTCGCCGACATCAACCCGGCGGCGCTGGAGTGGTTCCGCACCATCGACACCGTCGAGATCACCACGACCGACTACCGCGACCTGCTGGCCGACGACCGCGTCGACGTCGTCTACGTGGCCGTCCGCCACGACCTGCACCAGCAGATCTACGTCGACGTCGTCGAGGCCGGGAAGTCGTTGCTGGCCGAGAAGCCGTTCGGCATCGACGGCGACGCCGCGCGCGCGGTCCTGGCCGCCGTCGAGGCACACCCCGAGAGCTTCGTGCGCTGCTCCAGCGAGATGCCGTACTTCCCCGGCGCGCAGGTGGCGTTGCGCTACATCGCCTCCGGGGCCCTCGGCGAGATCGTCAGCGCACGCTGCTCCTTCCTGCACGCCAGCGACCTCGACCGGGCCAAACCCTCCAACTGGAAGCGGCAGGCGCGGTTCTGCGGCCAGGCGGGGGTGCTCAACGACCTCGGCATGCACACCTGGCACGTCCCGCTGCGTCTCGGCTGGAAGCCCGAACGGCTCTACGGCGTGCTGCAGGACGTCGTCACCGAACGGCCCGGGCCCGACGGGACACCCGTGCCCTGCGACACCTGGGACAACGCCGTCGTGCACAGCTGGGTCCCCCAGCCCGGGGGCAAGGAGTTCCCGCTGACCACCGAGACCAAGCGCATCGACCCGGGGCAGAAGAACACCTGGGAACTCGAGGCCATCGGCATGGACGGCAGCGTCCGGTTCAGCACCAAGAACCCCAAGTCGGTGCAGGTCTTCGGGATCGTCGACGTGCCGGGCACCGGTCGCGAGCAGGTCTGGCACCAGGTCGACGCGGGCAGCCAGTCGTGCTGGCCGACGGTGACCGGCCCGAACTTCGAGAGCGGTTTCTCCGACGCCATCCTGCAGATGTGGGCGGTGTTCCTCGCCGAGCGGCACGGTTCCCTCGGCGACCGCTTCGGCGCGGCCCGCCCGGAGGAGGCCGCCCTGACCCACGTCCTCTACGACGCGGCGATCACCTCCCACGCCGAGCGGCGGGTCGTCTCGCTGTGA
- a CDS encoding class I fructose-bisphosphate aldolase produces MTLFRLNRLFNPTSGRALDVAVDHGFFGERSFLTGIEDMRSVVATLVDAGPDAVQLTLGQARLLQSVPGKAKPALVLRTDVANVYGNPLDTHVFSRHVPHAIEEAVRLDAVAVCVNLMQLPGRPEIREACIRSIVDLRAEATRYGMPLMVEPLVMADNAGGGYMVDGDVDKIMTLVRQAVELGADLVKADPCDDVEEYHRVVEVAGDVPVLVRGGGRVPDAELLERTAAVLRAGASGIVYGRNVVQHPDPAGITAALMAVLHDGTSPAEALARLQERAA; encoded by the coding sequence ATGACGCTGTTCCGGCTCAACCGCCTCTTCAACCCCACCTCCGGGCGGGCGCTCGACGTCGCCGTCGACCACGGGTTCTTCGGTGAGCGGTCCTTCCTCACCGGCATCGAGGACATGCGCTCCGTCGTCGCCACCCTCGTCGACGCCGGGCCCGACGCGGTCCAGCTGACCCTCGGCCAGGCGCGGCTGCTGCAGTCCGTGCCGGGCAAGGCCAAGCCGGCGCTCGTCCTGCGCACCGACGTCGCCAACGTGTACGGGAACCCGCTGGACACCCACGTGTTCAGCCGGCACGTCCCGCACGCGATCGAGGAGGCCGTCCGACTCGACGCCGTCGCCGTGTGCGTGAACCTCATGCAGCTGCCGGGCCGCCCCGAGATCCGCGAGGCCTGCATCCGCTCGATCGTCGACCTGCGGGCCGAGGCCACCCGCTACGGGATGCCTCTCATGGTCGAACCCCTCGTCATGGCCGACAACGCCGGCGGCGGGTACATGGTCGACGGGGACGTCGACAAGATCATGACGCTGGTCCGCCAGGCCGTCGAACTCGGCGCCGACCTCGTCAAGGCCGACCCCTGCGACGACGTCGAGGAGTACCACCGCGTCGTCGAGGTCGCCGGTGACGTGCCCGTCCTCGTCCGCGGTGGCGGGCGCGTCCCCGACGCGGAACTGCTCGAGCGCACCGCCGCCGTCCTGCGCGCCGGTGCGTCCGGCATCGTCTACGGCCGCAACGTCGTCCAGCACCCCGACCCGGCGGGCATCACCGCCGCGCTCATGGCCGTGCTCCACGACGGGACCTCCCCCGCCGAGGCGCTGGCCCGCCTGCAGGAGCGTGCCGCGTGA